The Pogona vitticeps strain Pit_001003342236 chromosome 6, PviZW2.1, whole genome shotgun sequence genome contains a region encoding:
- the LOC140701353 gene encoding vomeronasal type-2 receptor 26-like produces MSVQLEKQVCCYNCVLCPNGRISIQMDARECQECPEDQYPNKNQDSCIPKALSYLSYEEPLGSLLTCLALFLSMITAVVIGTFIHYCNTPIVKSNNWSITCALLSSLLLCFLCSFFFIGQPGTLTCLLRQMLFGIVFCLSVACVLAKTLTVIVAFMATKPGHRIRRWVGKQLAGSVITVSSLIQAGICVVWVITSPPFPEVDMHSETDKILVQCNEGSDVMFYLVLGYMGLLAIICFTVAFFARKLPDTFNEAKLITFSMLMFCSVWVSFLPAYLSTKGKYMVAVEVFSILASSGGLLGCIFLPKCYVLILRPDLNNKKQIRGK; encoded by the exons ATGTCTGTCCAACTGGAAAAGCAGGTCTGCTGCTATAATTGCGTTTTGTGTCCTAACGGGAGGATTTCGATCCAGATGG ATGCAAGAGAATGCCAGGAATGCCCCGAGGACCAGTATCCAAACAAGAATCAAGACAGTTGTATTCCCAAAGCTCTAAGCTACCTCTCTTATGAGGAACCCTTGGGCTCACTTCTAACTTGcttggccctcttcctttccatgatcactgcggtgGTGATTGGGACTTTCATTCATTACTGCAACACTCCCATTGTCAAATCCAacaactggagcatcacctgtgccctcctctcctctctcctcctctgcttcctctgttcaTTCTTCTTCATAGGACAGCCTGGAACTctcacctgccttctgagacaaatgttgtttggcatcgtcttctgtctatctgttgcttgtgtcttagccaaaaccCTCACTGTGATTGTGGCCTTCATGGCCACAAAGCCTGGACATAGGATCAGGAGATGGGTTGGGAAGCAGCTGGCAGGGTCAGTCATCACGGTGTCTTCTCTAATCCAGGCTGGTATCTGTGTGGTCTGGGTGattacctctccccccttcccagagGTTGACATGCATTCTGAGACTGACAAAATCTTAGTTCAATGTAATGAAGGTTCAGACGTCATGTTCTATCTTGTCCTGGGCTACATGGGGCTTTTAGCCATCATATGtttcacagtggctttctttgcccGCAAGTTGCCAGatacttttaatgaagccaaattaatcactttcagcatgttgatgttttgcagtgtttgggtgtcttttctgccagcctacctgagtactaaagggaaatacatggtagccgtggaggtcttctccatcttggcttccaGTGGTGGCTTGCTGGGTTGTATCTTCCTTCCCAAATGTTATGTTCTTATTCTCAGGCCTGACCTGAACAACAAGAAGCAAATAAGAGGGAAATAG